Proteins encoded by one window of Candidatus Nitrosocosmicus hydrocola:
- a CDS encoding ASCH domain-containing protein: MKCLSLKQPYAYLLARGKKTIEIRKWNTNHRGEFYIHSSKNTNEEACSVLRIYKDQLANGAIIGKGFLYDVKVYSTFREFARDKDKHFSIEKNSDNLFSTNFKRYGFLVKDSSLFSNPIPYIGKLGMFEVEL, translated from the coding sequence TTGAAATGTCTATCTCTTAAACAACCCTATGCATATCTGTTAGCCAGAGGGAAAAAGACAATCGAAATTCGAAAGTGGAATACCAACCATAGAGGTGAATTTTATATTCATTCTTCAAAAAATACAAACGAGGAGGCATGTTCTGTCTTAAGGATCTATAAGGATCAACTTGCAAATGGAGCAATAATAGGAAAGGGCTTTTTGTATGATGTAAAGGTTTATTCTACATTTAGAGAATTTGCAAGAGATAAGGATAAACATTTTTCAATTGAAAAAAATAGTGATAATCTTTTTTCTACCAATTTTAAAAGATACGGATTTTTGGTCAAAGACTCCTCATTATTTAGCAACCCAATACCATACATTGGGAAGCTAGGAATGTTTGAAGTCGAATTGTAA
- a CDS encoding M1 family metallopeptidase: MNLTKNNKIENANCNDSNSTTRHGFEFPGSRLHSIPRFPYAIEHMSLRIFPDFQKIILGECTQILRLKFLRNTSKIQLDIAELKIVNVTSSSSNIKILNFELENDKKLSIYLANTVEKGSSAEVCITYLPGYYNSYDKAVMEIGAPKTGFHFMVKKNTNDNPEAYQAWTQGETTEAKYWFPCIDSPNAKFYFDIEISVPIEYDVISNGKLISKIMDEKNQKAIWKFSETNPIPAYLVSVVIGKFSRIDTHYLNVPLEYYWPEEIHKENAMLTFSETPQMIKFFEDYFETKYPFEKYTQVAVDNFEFGGMENLSCTTFTRRVLHDKKTTLDYKNDLLLIVHELAHQWFGDLVTCKEWSHIWLNEGFATYCESLYLENSRGIEEFHYSLIESTDVYFEEANENYVRPIVTNLYKHPDELFDAHSYEKAGFILHMLRNFLGEVNFKESLKKYLNRYQNSSVVSNDLQETIEEVSGIQVQTFFDQWIYRKGHPELEIEYTLQQSYDQTKSDKQLNKLKIKAIQSHQTQLKDHVFMPPYRFELEFKIVIQDVFGRSKQISHLMNITQLSSESLVEIDGSSSISYVSIDPHFKIIKTIKSIKVIDESKEFQLKNLLLNQLVNGDTVIERIQSTRSLKDIYDHDVVESLREIILDKDMFYGVSKEAVNTIGSYKDKNNYSKSDNAYQTLLAIAVEKENFTYLNNHVKRAILKNVGLFERADSIDVLISIFNDPTIDSDFIKSAAAAAMGKSCKTASSQEKIRIMLFLKEIVNSSDSFQSVVATGAIDGLGELSSERNVDNKEIYLEVGNFILQNTSASKDYFIRAKSSKLLGKFLINKMESTDSDIVNLNQRIFDRLRDLLKDERRKIKMNACEALSDEDAKFTKFPDKITYESIQILVELAREDLDGFVRRKAETSANHIRKWIHSWSGTPLLIDSD, encoded by the coding sequence ATGAATCTAACCAAGAATAATAAAATCGAAAATGCAAATTGCAATGATAGCAATTCTACCACTCGTCATGGATTTGAATTTCCCGGAAGTCGCCTCCATTCTATTCCCAGATTTCCCTATGCCATTGAACACATGTCCTTAAGAATTTTTCCAGATTTTCAAAAAATTATCCTTGGTGAATGTACTCAAATTCTAAGGCTCAAATTTCTGAGAAATACAAGCAAAATACAATTAGATATCGCTGAATTAAAAATAGTGAATGTTACTTCATCGTCATCAAATATCAAGATTTTAAACTTTGAATTGGAAAATGACAAGAAATTGTCAATATATCTTGCAAATACCGTGGAAAAGGGAAGTAGCGCAGAAGTCTGCATTACTTATTTACCGGGATATTACAATAGCTATGACAAGGCCGTAATGGAGATTGGAGCCCCAAAAACCGGCTTTCATTTTATGGTTAAAAAAAACACAAATGACAATCCAGAAGCCTATCAAGCATGGACTCAAGGAGAAACCACAGAGGCTAAATATTGGTTTCCATGCATTGATTCACCTAATGCAAAATTCTACTTTGACATCGAGATTAGCGTGCCAATAGAATATGACGTAATTTCAAACGGAAAACTCATTTCTAAAATTATGGACGAGAAGAATCAAAAAGCGATATGGAAATTTAGTGAGACAAATCCGATACCTGCGTATCTAGTATCCGTGGTAATAGGCAAGTTTTCAAGAATTGATACCCATTATCTTAACGTTCCTTTAGAATATTATTGGCCAGAAGAAATACATAAAGAAAATGCAATGCTTACGTTCTCTGAAACCCCTCAAATGATCAAATTCTTTGAAGATTACTTTGAAACAAAATATCCCTTTGAGAAATATACTCAGGTTGCCGTTGATAATTTTGAATTTGGTGGGATGGAAAATCTAAGCTGCACTACTTTCACAAGAAGAGTCCTTCACGATAAAAAAACAACACTTGATTATAAGAATGATCTTTTATTAATTGTTCATGAATTAGCTCATCAATGGTTTGGGGATCTAGTAACATGTAAAGAATGGTCACATATATGGTTAAATGAAGGATTTGCTACATATTGCGAGTCGTTATATTTAGAGAATTCGAGGGGAATTGAAGAATTCCATTATAGCCTTATAGAATCAACAGATGTTTATTTTGAAGAAGCAAATGAAAATTATGTTAGACCCATAGTTACAAATCTCTATAAACATCCCGATGAACTTTTTGATGCTCATTCTTATGAAAAAGCTGGATTCATCTTGCACATGTTAAGAAATTTTTTAGGAGAAGTTAATTTCAAAGAATCTCTAAAGAAATATTTGAATCGATACCAAAATTCAAGCGTAGTTTCAAATGATCTACAAGAAACAATTGAGGAGGTTTCAGGTATTCAGGTACAGACTTTTTTTGATCAGTGGATTTATAGAAAAGGACATCCAGAGCTTGAAATTGAGTATACGCTCCAACAGTCCTATGACCAGACAAAAAGCGATAAGCAGCTAAATAAATTAAAGATCAAAGCGATCCAATCACATCAAACTCAACTTAAAGACCATGTTTTCATGCCACCATATAGATTTGAGCTAGAGTTTAAGATCGTCATTCAAGACGTCTTTGGAAGAAGTAAACAAATTAGCCACTTGATGAATATTACCCAATTGAGTTCTGAAAGTTTGGTTGAAATCGATGGTAGCTCTTCAATTTCATACGTATCCATAGATCCTCATTTTAAGATCATAAAAACTATAAAATCCATTAAAGTAATTGATGAATCAAAGGAATTTCAGCTAAAAAACCTATTGTTGAATCAATTAGTCAATGGAGATACAGTAATTGAAAGAATACAGTCCACTAGGAGTTTAAAAGACATCTACGATCATGACGTAGTAGAATCTTTACGAGAGATAATTCTAGATAAAGACATGTTTTATGGTGTCAGTAAAGAAGCGGTCAATACAATTGGGTCATACAAGGATAAAAATAATTATTCAAAATCTGACAATGCATACCAGACTTTGTTAGCAATAGCTGTTGAAAAAGAGAATTTCACATACCTGAACAATCATGTCAAAAGAGCCATTTTGAAAAATGTTGGATTATTTGAGAGAGCTGATTCCATAGATGTACTAATTTCCATATTTAATGACCCCACAATAGATAGCGACTTTATAAAGTCGGCTGCAGCTGCGGCTATGGGCAAGAGCTGCAAAACGGCTTCTAGCCAAGAGAAAATAAGAATTATGCTCTTTCTAAAAGAGATTGTAAACTCTTCAGACTCTTTTCAAAGTGTGGTTGCAACAGGAGCAATAGACGGATTAGGTGAATTATCTAGTGAAAGGAATGTCGATAACAAAGAGATCTACTTAGAAGTAGGTAATTTTATTTTGCAAAACACTTCTGCATCGAAAGATTATTTTATCAGAGCAAAATCATCCAAACTTTTAGGAAAGTTCTTAATTAACAAAATGGAGTCAACTGATTCAGATATTGTTAACTTGAATCAAAGGATATTTGACAGATTAAGAGATTTGTTAAAAGACGAAAGAAGAAAGATAAAAATGAACGCTTGTGAAGCGCTCTCTGATGAAGATGCAAAGTTTACCAAGTTTCCAGACAAGATAACGTATGAATCGATCCAGATACTAGTTGAACTTGCTCGAGAGGATTTAGATGGGTTTGTGAGAAGAAAGGCCGAGACTAGTGCAAATCACATTAGAAAGTGGATTCACAGCTGGTCAGGCACTCCGCTTCTAATAGATAGTGATTGA
- a CDS encoding aconitate hydratase, which produces MTTNQQNIVKGKTTTQELVSKTYKKIEQNILKFKQVSNKPLTLCEKILIGHLEESTDFTEFNQLTPGNGYILLNPDRVALQDVTGQTTILQFMQSGIKQVKVPTTVHCDHLIQARVGSESDTKAAIYENNEVYQFLESASRKYGIGFWKPGAGIIHQVVLENYAYPGGLMIGTDSHTPNAGGLGMLAIGVGGLDAAEVMAGLPWEVLYPRRIGVYLTGKLNGWTSPKDIILYVASKLTVSGGTNAIIEYFGPGARSVSCTGKATITNMGAEIGATCSVFSYDNKMEEYLKSTGRTDLADLANSNKDLLIQDSIIEEEIAQNRENATKYFDQLVEINLDELEPYIVGPHTPDLARPISKMAEDLQKNNYLDTISVSLIGSCTNSSYEDMSRAADIARQAIEKGIKTKTPLQVTPGSEMIRETIERDGQIQLLREIGANVLANACGPCIGQWNRPEMKKGEPNTIVTSYNRNFPGRNDGRRETMNFIGSPELVIALALGGRLSFNPLKDELVAKDGTKFMLSPPKIAPEVPPLGFKDTINIYVPPDENPDTVIVRIDSNSQRLQTLQPFLEWDGNDFSKLPVLAKVKGKCTTDHISPAGPWLMYRGHLDRLSDNLLLGAVNSFREGEVGKGLNQLNNNIESFSHIAREYKQDKTKWIIIGDKNYGEGSSREHAAMTPRYLGCAAVIAKSFARIHETNLKKQGILALTFVDQSDYDKIREDDKISILDLQNLRPKGVVTAVLYHSDDFEENIQLVHSYNEAQLKWFRAGSALNILRAAEKKTTTEI; this is translated from the coding sequence ATGACGACCAATCAACAAAACATTGTAAAAGGAAAAACTACTACCCAAGAATTGGTTTCTAAAACATACAAAAAAATAGAACAAAATATTCTCAAATTTAAACAAGTATCAAATAAACCACTTACACTCTGTGAGAAAATTTTAATAGGTCATCTTGAAGAATCTACTGACTTTACGGAATTTAACCAGCTGACTCCTGGGAATGGATATATACTCTTGAATCCGGACAGAGTTGCCCTCCAAGACGTAACAGGGCAAACTACAATCTTGCAGTTCATGCAGTCTGGAATTAAACAGGTAAAGGTTCCTACAACTGTGCACTGCGATCACTTGATACAGGCAAGAGTTGGCAGCGAGTCTGATACCAAAGCAGCTATTTATGAAAATAATGAAGTTTATCAATTTTTAGAATCTGCATCTCGAAAGTACGGAATTGGTTTTTGGAAACCAGGTGCGGGAATTATTCATCAAGTGGTTTTGGAAAATTATGCATATCCAGGTGGCTTGATGATAGGAACTGATTCGCATACTCCAAATGCAGGGGGGTTAGGAATGCTTGCAATAGGAGTTGGTGGCTTGGATGCAGCAGAGGTAATGGCGGGCTTACCTTGGGAAGTATTGTATCCTAGAAGAATAGGGGTATACTTGACAGGCAAACTAAATGGCTGGACCTCTCCAAAGGACATCATCTTGTATGTTGCTTCCAAACTCACAGTATCTGGCGGGACAAATGCTATAATAGAATACTTTGGACCAGGGGCTAGGAGTGTAAGCTGTACCGGAAAAGCAACGATTACAAACATGGGAGCAGAGATAGGCGCTACATGTTCGGTCTTTTCATACGATAATAAAATGGAAGAGTATCTAAAGTCCACCGGCCGTACTGACTTGGCCGACTTGGCTAATAGCAACAAAGATTTGCTAATACAGGATTCAATAATAGAAGAAGAGATTGCACAAAATAGAGAAAATGCAACCAAATACTTTGACCAACTAGTTGAAATTAACCTTGATGAACTTGAACCATACATTGTTGGCCCTCATACACCGGACCTGGCAAGACCCATTTCAAAAATGGCTGAAGACTTGCAAAAAAATAATTACCTTGATACCATTTCAGTATCACTAATTGGCAGCTGTACAAACTCCTCATATGAAGATATGTCACGTGCTGCTGATATTGCCCGACAGGCGATAGAAAAAGGGATTAAAACCAAAACTCCACTTCAAGTTACCCCTGGATCAGAAATGATCAGAGAAACGATAGAGAGAGATGGACAAATTCAGTTACTTAGAGAGATTGGTGCTAACGTCTTGGCCAATGCTTGTGGACCGTGCATAGGCCAATGGAATAGACCCGAAATGAAAAAGGGAGAACCAAATACAATTGTAACTTCTTACAACAGAAACTTTCCAGGTAGAAATGATGGTAGAAGAGAGACAATGAACTTTATTGGTAGTCCGGAGCTTGTTATTGCCCTCGCACTAGGCGGCCGACTCTCTTTTAACCCCCTAAAAGATGAACTAGTAGCAAAGGATGGCACAAAGTTTATGTTATCACCTCCAAAAATCGCACCAGAAGTTCCACCATTGGGTTTTAAGGATACTATAAATATTTATGTTCCTCCGGATGAGAATCCAGACACAGTAATAGTACGAATAGATAGTAATAGTCAGAGGCTTCAAACACTCCAACCATTTTTAGAATGGGATGGTAACGATTTTAGCAAGTTACCTGTATTAGCTAAAGTAAAGGGGAAGTGCACCACAGATCATATTTCGCCAGCAGGACCCTGGTTGATGTATAGAGGACACTTAGACAGACTTAGTGATAATTTGTTACTTGGGGCAGTTAATTCATTTAGGGAAGGCGAAGTTGGCAAGGGACTAAATCAACTAAACAATAACATTGAATCATTTTCGCATATAGCTAGAGAGTATAAACAAGACAAGACAAAATGGATAATAATAGGAGATAAAAATTATGGTGAAGGAAGCAGTCGTGAACATGCTGCAATGACCCCCAGGTATTTGGGTTGTGCTGCAGTCATTGCTAAGAGTTTTGCTAGAATCCATGAGACAAATCTGAAAAAACAAGGGATTCTCGCTTTAACGTTTGTTGACCAATCAGACTATGATAAAATTAGAGAAGACGATAAGATAAGCATTCTTGATTTGCAAAATCTTCGCCCCAAAGGAGTGGTAACTGCAGTCTTGTACCATAGTGACGACTTTGAGGAAAATATTCAACTGGTTCATTCATACAATGAAGCACAATTAAAGTGGTTTAGAGCTGGCTCTGCACTCAATATTTTACGAGCTGCTGAAAAAAAAACAACAACAGAGATTTAA
- the mntR gene encoding transcriptional regulator MntR, which yields MSNYPLPTRETSTIDSIKRVNRFQRKERTDRMEDYLEIIYELVQQKGYATSVDITECLNVSAPSVTKMMRRLDLKGYLEYEKYRGIRLTNEGKVVAENIKKRHKLLTEFFKIIGVSEDIAIQDAEGIEHHLHTETLEKLEQFLKTVNGYRT from the coding sequence ATGTCAAATTATCCACTTCCAACCCGGGAAACATCCACCATAGATTCTATAAAGAGAGTCAATAGGTTTCAGAGAAAGGAACGAACAGACAGAATGGAAGATTATTTAGAGATAATTTACGAACTAGTTCAACAAAAAGGATATGCTACGAGTGTTGACATTACTGAATGCCTCAATGTATCAGCTCCCAGTGTTACAAAAATGATGCGCAGGTTGGATCTGAAAGGGTATTTGGAATATGAAAAATATAGGGGAATAAGGCTAACAAACGAAGGAAAGGTTGTTGCAGAGAACATAAAGAAAAGACATAAACTTTTGACTGAATTTTTTAAAATCATAGGTGTTAGCGAAGATATTGCCATTCAGGATGCAGAAGGCATAGAGCATCATTTACACACAGAAACCCTAGAAAAGCTTGAGCAGTTTCTAAAAACTGTTAATGGATATCGAACCTAA
- the topA gene encoding DNA topoisomerase I yields the protein MSSEKCQLDIRTINLFPNCKDNIQESKYTIVICEKPSAARRIAQALNSTSSGEIRAYSFRNEYQNVLKPGSSFFSALDKKGNYYIICHALGHLYGLSDSKDRRNKSLPIFDPIWLPLSSNQSNKSSQSRFLKYKIEKILKEISEISKNATSFIHACDFDQEGEVIGYNILQFACNKKYDVSKRAKFSTMTDEEITQSFDNLLPPNQSLKDAGITRHTIDFIYGINFSRVLTTSIKKNQADQKKGKKFVPLSIGRVQGPTLAFVVDRENEILRHIPMPYWNVVADFISGGEKSTNFDNDVEKDGQKNNLIQTIYFPQKIDSKNIAIKIRDECKDQEGIVTFAKTSKSALKPQHPFNLGDLQREAFRVFKFTPSYTLSLAESLYLAALISYPRTSSQKLPTNINYKSIINNLSKIENRSFPSSNVEEDNARNSHIKKLPLQEICQKLLSKTASLNPHEGKEDDPAHPAIYPTGEIPKKTLEQSESKLFDLIIRRFLSTFGTDANVTQTSVNITVKEKHIFKSDEKKMLSKGWIEFYDPYFDYSGFVTNSSPSFLSILKINDKLTNIHIEILEKTTQPPSRYNQSTLLQKMEKEKIGTKATRSEIINTLYKRNYICNFSSFDRDDVNGDSKRVGPSNVSIKKSVKSETASSSNSHSDIVNVRRTGICPTRLGVSLIASMQKHVPIIVSTSLTRTMEERLSNIESGTSSSDSVIRQAQITVRRGLESFLKNQVEIGKEISLSLNTDSQTISLESKRPRVIILGRCPVCKKGNLIIKSSAKTKKRFAGCSNYSIDRCSATAPIPLKGLIRGTDKNCDRCKWPIVMATGNSGGKKYQWSLCLNKECPLKK from the coding sequence TTGTCAAGCGAAAAATGTCAGCTTGATATACGAACAATTAATTTATTTCCCAATTGTAAAGATAATATTCAAGAATCCAAATATACAATCGTAATTTGTGAAAAGCCCTCAGCAGCAAGAAGAATAGCTCAAGCATTAAACTCCACTAGCTCAGGAGAAATTCGAGCTTACAGTTTCAGAAATGAGTACCAAAATGTACTAAAGCCAGGTTCATCGTTTTTTTCAGCTTTAGATAAAAAAGGAAATTACTATATCATTTGTCACGCATTGGGTCATTTGTATGGTTTATCAGATTCAAAAGATCGTAGGAACAAATCCCTTCCTATTTTTGATCCAATTTGGCTCCCATTATCTTCTAATCAAAGTAACAAATCTTCGCAATCAAGGTTCTTAAAATACAAGATTGAAAAAATATTAAAAGAAATTTCGGAGATTTCAAAAAATGCTACCAGTTTCATTCATGCCTGCGATTTTGACCAAGAGGGTGAAGTAATAGGATACAATATTTTGCAATTTGCTTGTAACAAAAAATATGATGTGTCCAAAAGGGCTAAATTCTCCACTATGACTGATGAGGAAATTACACAATCTTTTGACAATCTGTTGCCTCCCAATCAAAGTTTGAAGGATGCTGGAATAACAAGGCATACCATAGATTTCATTTACGGAATCAATTTTTCTCGGGTTTTGACCACTTCCATAAAAAAGAACCAGGCCGATCAAAAGAAAGGAAAAAAATTTGTCCCCTTATCCATAGGCCGGGTACAAGGTCCCACCCTCGCATTTGTAGTGGATAGAGAAAATGAAATTTTAAGACACATACCAATGCCTTACTGGAATGTGGTAGCTGATTTTATTAGTGGAGGAGAAAAAAGTACCAATTTTGATAACGATGTAGAAAAGGATGGACAAAAGAATAACTTAATCCAGACAATATATTTTCCTCAAAAAATAGACTCAAAGAATATTGCTATCAAGATAAGAGATGAATGCAAGGATCAAGAAGGTATTGTGACATTCGCAAAGACGTCCAAGAGTGCTTTAAAACCTCAACATCCTTTTAACCTTGGTGATTTACAAAGAGAAGCCTTCAGGGTTTTTAAATTTACTCCAAGTTATACTCTTTCTTTGGCCGAGAGTTTGTATCTGGCGGCTTTGATATCATATCCAAGAACTTCAAGTCAAAAGCTCCCCACTAACATCAATTACAAAAGTATTATTAACAATCTCTCAAAGATTGAGAACAGGTCCTTCCCCAGTAGCAACGTAGAAGAAGATAACGCTAGGAACAGCCACATAAAAAAACTTCCCCTTCAGGAAATATGTCAAAAGTTATTATCAAAAACTGCAAGTTTGAATCCCCATGAAGGAAAAGAAGATGATCCTGCTCACCCTGCTATCTACCCAACTGGAGAAATACCAAAAAAGACTCTCGAACAATCTGAATCAAAATTATTTGACCTCATTATTCGAAGATTTCTTTCCACCTTCGGGACTGATGCAAATGTAACTCAGACCTCTGTCAACATCACTGTAAAAGAAAAGCACATTTTCAAGTCAGATGAAAAAAAGATGCTCTCCAAAGGATGGATTGAATTTTACGATCCATATTTTGACTATTCTGGCTTTGTTACAAACTCCTCCCCCTCCTTCCTCTCAATTTTAAAAATAAATGACAAATTAACAAATATTCATATTGAAATTTTAGAAAAAACCACTCAACCCCCTTCTCGATATAATCAGTCAACTTTACTTCAAAAAATGGAAAAAGAAAAGATTGGCACTAAAGCAACTAGATCTGAAATAATTAATACACTTTACAAGAGAAATTATATTTGCAATTTTTCTTCGTTTGATAGAGACGATGTTAATGGCGATTCCAAGCGGGTAGGACCAAGTAATGTATCAATAAAAAAGTCAGTTAAATCGGAAACTGCATCAAGTTCTAATTCCCATAGTGACATTGTTAATGTTAGAAGAACAGGGATATGTCCAACTCGACTTGGTGTTTCGCTAATAGCATCAATGCAGAAGCATGTCCCAATCATTGTATCAACTAGTCTCACCAGAACAATGGAAGAGCGACTGTCAAACATTGAATCAGGAACTAGTAGCAGTGACTCTGTAATTAGACAAGCACAAATCACTGTAAGAAGGGGATTAGAATCATTTCTTAAAAATCAGGTTGAGATCGGTAAGGAAATCTCCTTGTCATTGAATACTGATTCTCAAACCATTAGCCTTGAATCAAAAAGACCAAGAGTTATTATCCTAGGAAGATGTCCTGTCTGCAAAAAAGGTAATTTAATTATAAAAAGTTCTGCAAAAACCAAAAAGAGATTTGCAGGATGTTCTAATTATTCAATCGATAGGTGTAGTGCAACCGCGCCAATACCTTTAAAAGGATTGATCAGAGGAACAGATAAAAATTGCGACCGATGTAAATGGCCGATAGTCATGGCTACAGGGAATAGTGGAGGAAAAAAGTATCAATGGAGTCTGTGTTTAAACAAAGAATGTCCTCTAAAAAAATAA
- a CDS encoding universal stress protein has product MFSKILVAFDGSKPSLDAVESAMEIGRKYNSSLIILHVLDSYKYPYLLSSVILAPTFGSDKFEKEREKFEELMKSLKEKYVSKNSGEGLKNETSVSGETNLDDSSDSTESTTTTNGGNTELFETAIVEAETSTASTIVDYAESKNVDLLVIGSKGRTGLKKMLVGSTATEVVKYAHCPVIVVR; this is encoded by the coding sequence ATGTTTTCTAAGATTTTAGTTGCCTTTGATGGCTCAAAACCCTCACTAGACGCTGTTGAGAGTGCTATGGAGATTGGGAGAAAATACAATTCTTCATTAATTATTTTGCATGTATTAGATAGTTACAAGTATCCATATTTATTATCCTCTGTTATACTTGCTCCAACATTTGGGTCGGATAAATTTGAGAAAGAGAGAGAAAAATTCGAAGAACTAATGAAATCCCTCAAAGAAAAATATGTTTCAAAAAATAGCGGAGAAGGTTTGAAAAATGAAACCAGTGTATCTGGTGAAACTAATTTAGACGATTCTTCAGATTCTACCGAATCTACTACTACTACTAATGGTGGTAATACTGAGTTGTTTGAGACTGCAATAGTCGAAGCTGAAACTTCCACAGCATCTACCATAGTAGATTATGCAGAATCGAAAAATGTTGATTTATTGGTTATTGGAAGTAAAGGAAGAACGGGTCTCAAAAAAATGTTGGTTGGAAGTACAGCAACTGAAGTAGTCAAATATGCCCACTGCCCAGTCATAGTCGTTAGATAA
- a CDS encoding ZIP family metal transporter, which translates to MTRKIKNISSEEKKDITDDKNNTAKSSDHTLKHNTESKDSSIQTPAVEKINLQGSKKDMDNIVTPADAKKKKFLSIGLALVPLVVLAAMIYFLTSPFGQDLITGGTPLPEITIEKIEFHENQIVAYIRNTGQETVTISQADINDRIHSAAIEPSQVLPRLGDAKVIIPFFWNTAEPYEVGITTSDGTRFSNTVEAAAPAPVPNINQVSIFALLGVFVGVIPVLIGLAWYPFMKKITRNQYNFFLSLTAGLLIFLGIEAFLESNEIAAASLATVFNGQMLIPVVIIATFLGLFFLSEYFIKRAESKGSSIKSDLNKSITRSNSLDQGHDGGRPLFGTMKGSNYLHENKNTLLPTTQRSEVNSNISENLDNSNSSSSSSSSTNLNTNRNILKPLAISLMVAIGIGLHNFGEGLAIGAAVLLGEIALSTFLIIGFTIHNTTEGLAIVAPLAKSGKLRIRRLVMLGLIAGIPTILGTWIGGFIYSPLASVIFLAIGAGAIFQVVYSLIVWMSKSFKQSTSKQTTFSSANDVQNSGTLQTNTKVLEESNANNSGLSIVAGFILGMLIMYLTGLFV; encoded by the coding sequence ATACTGCAAAGAGCTCTGATCATACTCTTAAACACAATACAGAATCTAAAGATAGTTCTATCCAAACTCCTGCTGTAGAGAAGATAAATCTTCAAGGTTCTAAAAAAGATATGGATAATATAGTAACGCCCGCAGATGCAAAGAAAAAGAAATTTTTGTCAATTGGCCTTGCATTGGTACCATTAGTTGTTTTGGCAGCAATGATATATTTCCTTACAAGTCCGTTCGGCCAAGACTTGATAACAGGGGGAACCCCTCTGCCCGAGATAACGATAGAAAAGATCGAGTTTCATGAAAATCAAATAGTCGCGTATATCCGTAATACTGGTCAAGAAACAGTAACAATCTCTCAAGCAGATATTAATGACAGAATACACTCAGCTGCTATTGAACCGTCACAGGTACTCCCTAGGTTGGGTGATGCAAAAGTAATTATTCCCTTTTTCTGGAACACAGCAGAACCTTACGAAGTAGGAATTACCACATCAGACGGGACTCGATTTAGTAATACTGTAGAGGCTGCAGCCCCAGCACCTGTCCCAAACATTAACCAAGTTTCAATATTTGCTTTGCTAGGAGTATTTGTAGGAGTCATCCCAGTTCTAATTGGCCTAGCTTGGTATCCATTTATGAAAAAAATTACCAGAAATCAATATAATTTCTTCCTGAGCTTGACAGCAGGTCTTTTGATATTCTTAGGGATTGAAGCTTTCTTAGAAAGTAACGAAATTGCAGCTGCCAGTTTAGCTACAGTATTTAATGGTCAAATGTTGATTCCCGTAGTAATCATAGCTACCTTCCTAGGATTGTTTTTCTTATCAGAGTACTTTATCAAACGAGCAGAATCGAAAGGTTCCTCTATCAAATCCGATTTGAATAAGTCAATTACTAGGTCCAATTCCCTAGACCAAGGCCATGATGGAGGAAGACCATTGTTTGGTACAATGAAAGGATCAAATTATCTACACGAAAATAAAAATACATTACTACCTACTACCCAAAGAAGCGAAGTAAATTCAAACATTTCCGAAAATCTTGACAACAGTAACAGTAGCAGCAGTAGCAGCAGCAGCACCAACCTCAATACCAACAGAAACATTCTAAAACCTTTGGCAATTTCCCTTATGGTAGCGATAGGAATTGGACTGCATAATTTTGGCGAAGGTCTGGCAATAGGAGCTGCCGTATTGCTTGGCGAGATCGCATTGAGCACATTTTTAATTATCGGCTTTACTATTCACAATACCACAGAAGGACTTGCTATTGTTGCTCCACTTGCCAAATCAGGGAAATTAAGGATAAGACGATTAGTTATGTTAGGATTGATAGCAGGAATACCAACAATACTGGGAACATGGATTGGCGGTTTCATTTATTCGCCTTTGGCATCAGTTATTTTCTTAGCTATTGGGGCAGGAGCTATATTCCAAGTAGTTTATTCATTAATTGTTTGGATGTCAAAATCATTCAAACAGTCAACGTCTAAGCAAACGACATTTAGTTCTGCAAATGATGTCCAAAATTCAGGTACTTTACAGACAAATACAAAAGTCCTTGAAGAATCAAATGCCAACAATTCAGGATTGTCAATTGTTGCAGGATTTATTTTAGGAATGCTTATCATGTATTTAACAGGTCTATTTGTATGA